Within Desulfobacter sp., the genomic segment CCTTCATATAGTCCTTTACCACGATGGAGCGCCCATCAAGGGAGGCATACTCAGGGCCTCTTCCCCCGGAGAGTTCATCACTGCCCGCCGCCGACACCGGCCCGATTTTCACATGGCTGGCATCAAAGGCCAGGGCAAATATGATGGCATCTTCCCGGTTGGGGTATCCGGCGTGTACCTTGCCGCAGAGCCGCCCCAAAACGATGATGTCACCGCCGGCCGTGAGCTCTGCACCGGGATTGACATCCCCGGTAATAACCAGATGCTTGCCCGCTTTGATTTTCTGGCCCGAACGGACCCGCCCCCTGAGCATGAGCACATCGCTTTTATGGTGGTTCCAGCCCTTGGAAAGATCCCTTTGCCGGATCCGTTCCGTGGGGATGGAGCGTTTTTTCGGAGAAGTCGAAATCCGCCCCAGTTCAAATTTTTCTTCAAGATAGTTTTTTATGCGCCGGACCAGGTCTTCCTGCCCCCTGGCATCACCAACGTCCAGAGTGACATCGGCATTGATGGCCAGATGTTTCAATTTCTTGATCAACCGTTCAATTTCAGCAAGGAGAACCGATTCAGGGTGGGAGGGGTCAATGGTGATCCACAACCCGCCGCCTGCCCCTTTCAATTTCACAGGGGCGTCATTGTCAAAATGTATCATTCCATTCCATCAAAGTTATTGTTCAAGAATTTCACGGATTTTATGGGAAAAATCAATCACGGAATAGGGCTTGAGGATATAGCCTTTGCAGCCCTGCTTAAGCATTTCCTGGGCCTTGTCGTCAATGGCGTAACCCGTTGACAGCAGCACCTTGATATCGGGGTTCATCTTTTTCAGGGCCATAAAGGTCTCAAGTCCGTTCATTCCGGGCATGATCATGTCCAGCACCACCAGGTTGATCTCATCTTTTTTATCAGCATACAGGGCAAGGGCTTCCTGACCGGAGCACGCGGTGATCACCTTGTACCCCAGGGCCTTGCAGATTTCACGGCCCACGGTGAGGATCCGTTCCTCATCATCCACCAGGAGGACGGATTCATTTCCCATGGCCATTTTTTCCCGGGCCGAAGGAATATCGTCGGACTCAACCGGCTCGGACAGCGGGAGTATAATGGAAAAAGAGGAGCCCACCCCCGGGGAACTCCAGACGTCAATGACCCCTTTGTGGTTTTTGGCAATTTTCCTGGCAAAGGTCAGCCCCAGGCCTTTTCTGTCAGTAAACTGCTTGTGGTTCGCCGTATAGAAGGGTTTGAATATTTTCTCCAGCGTCTCCTTATCCATGCCGATGCCGGTATCTGTGATGGTAATCTTGCAAAAATAGCCGGTCTCCACCCCATAGGCCTCTGCCGTGCCGTTTAAAATGGCGGCGGATTCGGTGATAACAGACAGCTTGCCCCCGTTGGGCATGGCCTGGAGGGCGTTTTCCACCACCGCCGATACCACCTGGTTGATTTTGTCCGGATCCCCGTTGATGACCAAAGACCTGGCATCCAGTTCCACATCCAGAATAATCCGCTTCCCCTTGAGGTCCAGGTTTTCAACGGCGGAGCGCACCAGGCGGTTGACATCAATACGGGTGCTGTAAAAGGCATCGACCTGGGCAAACCCCAGAAGCTGGTTGGCGATTTCAGAGCCCTTGTCAATGCACGAGAGGATTTCAGTAATATGCCCGTACAGAGGATCCGAAGGATTGACACTGCTCATCATTAAAGAGGCATGTCCCTTGATGGCGGCCAGCAGATTATTGACATCATGGGCAATCCCGTTGGCCAGGGCCTCTACCGCGTCACTGGATTCATCCTTAATCGAAATATATTCCATTCCTTTTCTGCCCTACTCTCAAAAACTAAAGTCCATCCCCGTTAATCCAGGGAAATGATGCCTTCCTGGATGGCATATTTGGTCAAACCGGCAACTGAAAAGATATTCAATTTTTTCATTATATTCCGTCTGTGGGTCTCCACTGTTTTTATGCTCACCCCCAGCTTTTCGGCAATATCCCTGGTTTTTTCCCCTTCAGCCACCAACTGGAGAATCTCCCGCTCTTTTTTGGAAATTTTAGTAAACCTGGGCAACTCTTCCCAGTTCCCTCCCCGGATGACCTGGTCGTCAACATACATCCTGGCAATGGAAGGGGTCAGGTAATAATTTCCCCGAATGACGCTTTGGATGGCATCATAAATCTCTTCAAAGGCCGATTCCTTTAAAATATAACCGGCGGCACCTGCAGCGAACATCTGGTCGATAATGCTTTTACCCGAATGCATTGACAATGCGATCACCCGGGTATGGGGAACCTCCTGGCGGATTCTGGCGGTGGCTTCCACACCGTTGAGATCAGGCATGGAGATATCCATCATCATAATATCCGGCTCAAGGGAAATGGCTTTTTCCACGGCCTCCCGGCCGTTTTTTGCAATATCCAGAACCATGATGTCTTTTTTTTCCAGCAGGCTTTTGAGCCCTTCCCGGATAATGGCATGGTCATCTGCTATAACGACGTTTAACTGCATAAGCACCTAAGTATAGTTTGGACCTGAGTCTATTATGAAGGCGCCTGAAAATCAAACATAAATTGCATTTTTCCTTGACACCCCCGGAAACTCGCTGTAGAAATAATGATCATGATGTTCTTATACACAGAAACAGCCAATGCTATCAATTCTGCGGATTCCGGTTTCCGGTTCCGGCGCTGGTGGTGGACCGCCGACCTGCAGCCGTGACCTGTATATGAACCTTGAGTAATAGACGGATCTGGCTGCAGCAAAGTGCTGCAGCCTTTTTTATTGCCCAAACCAATGAATGCTGCTAAAACCCCTATCGGAGGAAATCATGTTAATTGTAATGGAAAAAGGCACATTAGACCTACAAATTCAAGCGGTTGTAGACGCCGTTGAAAAAAGGGGCTACGAAGCCCGGCCCATTCCCGGGGGTGACCGGGTATCCATTGGTGTCCTGCACAACAAGGGCTCTGTGGATGCCGGCCATTTTCTGGGGCTCGAAGGCGTAAAGGAGGTCATTCCGGTGACAAAACCCTATAAACTTGTCAGCCGGGAGTTCCAGAAGGAGAACACCCATATAAAGGTGGGAGATGCCGTATTCGGTGACGGCAGCCTGCCTGTCATTGCCGGCCCCTGCGCCGTTGAAAACGAAGCCCAGGTCATGGCCATTGCCCGGTCCGTGAAGGAAGCCGGGGCACTGGTGTTCAGGGGCGGCGCATTCAAACCCAGGACCTCGCCCTATTCTTTCCAGGGGCTGGGCGAAGAAGGGCTCAAACTCCTGGCAAAAGTCCGTGAAGAAACCGGGCTCCCCGTGGCCACAGAGGTCATGGATGTGGAAAATTTCGATATTGTGGAAACCTACGCCGACGTGGTCCAGATCGGCACCCGGAACATGCAGAACTTTTCCCTGCTCCGCCGGGCAGGCAAGTCCAAGCGGCCGGTCATCCTCAAGCGGGGCATGTCCGCCATGCTGCAGGAGTGGCTCATGGCAGCGGAATATATAATGGAAGAGGGCAACCCCAACGTCATCCTCTGCGAGCGGGGGGTGAGAACCTTTGTCCGCCACAGCCGGAACACCCTGGACCTCTCCGTGGTGCCGGCAGCCAAAAAGGAGAGCCACCTGCCCGTTATCGTGGATCCCAGCCATGCCGCAGGCGTCCGTGACCAGGTGGTGCCCCTGGCCTATGCCTCGGCCGCCCTGGGTGCAGACGGGGTGATGATAGAGGTCCACAACAATCCTGCAGAAGCCCTGAGCGACGGCGCACAGTCCCTGTTCCCCGATCAGTTCGCCCGGGTGATGAAAAAAATGAATGCCATCCATGCGGTCTGTGCCGAATAAGGAGACACGCTTTAAATGAAAACCTACACCGTTGACGGCCGGCAGGGAAAATCCCTCATCCATGTGGGGGAATCCCTCAGCCGGGCAGGGGAGCACATCCCGGCCGGCGTAACCCCGGTCATCGTCACAGATGAAAATATCCAGCGCCTTTACGGCAGCCGGTTCCCCCATGGCCCGGTCATCACCATCGGCACCGGAGAAAAAAACAAAACCCTTGCCACGGTTGAATATATTCTTAAGGAGCTGGTGGCCCTGGGCTGCGACCGGTCCTCCTTTATTCTGGGCATCGGCGGCGGCATTGTCTGCGATATCACCGGATTTGCCGCCTCCATCTTTCTGCGCGGGGTGAAGTTCGGTTTTGTCTCCACCTCCCTGCTCTCCCAGGTGGATGCCTCCGTGGGAGGAAAAAACGGGGTCAATCTGGACGCCTATAAAAATATGGTGGGGGTGTTCAACCAGCCGGAATTTGTCATCTGCGATATTGAGATGCTGGACACCCTGCCGGAAGCAGAAATATCCAACGGCCTGGCGGAAATTGTCAAACACGGACTGATCAAGGATATCAATCTTTTAAAATTCATTGAAGCCAACAGGGACAAGGCCCTGGATCTGGACCGGGATACGGTGTTCCGCCTGGTGGCTGATTCAGTGGATATCAAATCCAAGGTGGTCCAGGCCGATGAACGGGAAGGGGGGGAGAGAAGAAAACTCAACTTTGGCCACACCATCGGCCATGCCTTTGAAAAGCTTGACCCCAGCGGACACGGCCGGGCCGTTGCCGCCGGCATGGTGGCCGCCGCCCGGTTCTCACAGCACAAAGGATACATCCATGCAACCGATGTGGAGCGGATCAAGGATCTGCTCTCGGGACTCGGGCTGCCGGTTCAGGCGGATTTCCCTGCAGACAAGATCATCAGCGCGGCTTCCAGGGACAAAAAGAAACAGGGGGACCATCTTTTCTTTGTATTTCTTGAGGCCCTGGGCCGGGCCCGGGTTGAAAAAATCGGCTTTGAAGAAATGAACAATTTCATCAAAGCCGGCATTTTTTAATCCAGGGATTTTAAAACCAGCCGGAATCCGGTGAAGTATGTTTTCATTCCGGGCAGGGCGCCCTGCCCGGCCCGGCAACGGGATGAGGAAACCGGGTCCACCAGAGAGCCGCCCCGGACTACCCGCCGTCGGCCGCCATCCATACGGGTGCGGCACCACTCCCTGACATTCCCCCCCATATCATAGAGGCCGATCTCGTTGGCCGGGAAACTGCCCACCGGTGCCGTCCGCCCCCTAAAAGGGCCGGCATCGCAGCCGCCGCAATTGGCTTTGGGGCGAAAATCTTCGTCTCCCCAGGCATAGGCCGGCCGCCGCCCCCGGTTCCTGCAGGCAAATTCCCACTGAACCGATGTGGGCAGGCCGAATTCCAGACCGGTTTCCCGGTTGAGCCTGTCAATGAATTCCCTGGCATCCTCAAACGAAACCTGTTCCACCGGAAGGTCATCCCCCCTGAACCGTGAAGGGTTGCCAGGCATCAACGCCATCCATTGCGCCTGGGTCACCTCGTACTGCCCCATCCAGAATCCCTCAGGGCAGACCCGGCGGGCCGGGGACTCATCCCGAGGACAATCGGCGCCGTTGCCACTGCATCCCATTTTAAAACATTTACCCGGCACCCAGACAAAAACCATACCCGTCACAGGTTCCCGGAACCGGTCCCCAGAATGCCGATGGGGCAAAAGCTGTTCATCAAACCC encodes:
- a CDS encoding septum site-determining protein MinC — its product is MIHFDNDAPVKLKGAGGGLWITIDPSHPESVLLAEIERLIKKLKHLAINADVTLDVGDARGQEDLVRRIKNYLEEKFELGRISTSPKKRSIPTERIRQRDLSKGWNHHKSDVLMLRGRVRSGQKIKAGKHLVITGDVNPGAELTAGGDIIVLGRLCGKVHAGYPNREDAIIFALAFDASHVKIGPVSAAGSDELSGGRGPEYASLDGRSIVVKDYMKAGPFRRMPWPEAI
- a CDS encoding response regulator, which gives rise to MEYISIKDESSDAVEALANGIAHDVNNLLAAIKGHASLMMSSVNPSDPLYGHITEILSCIDKGSEIANQLLGFAQVDAFYSTRIDVNRLVRSAVENLDLKGKRIILDVELDARSLVINGDPDKINQVVSAVVENALQAMPNGGKLSVITESAAILNGTAEAYGVETGYFCKITITDTGIGMDKETLEKIFKPFYTANHKQFTDRKGLGLTFARKIAKNHKGVIDVWSSPGVGSSFSIILPLSEPVESDDIPSAREKMAMGNESVLLVDDEERILTVGREICKALGYKVITACSGQEALALYADKKDEINLVVLDMIMPGMNGLETFMALKKMNPDIKVLLSTGYAIDDKAQEMLKQGCKGYILKPYSVIDFSHKIREILEQ
- a CDS encoding response regulator transcription factor, whose protein sequence is MQLNVVIADDHAIIREGLKSLLEKKDIMVLDIAKNGREAVEKAISLEPDIMMMDISMPDLNGVEATARIRQEVPHTRVIALSMHSGKSIIDQMFAAGAAGYILKESAFEEIYDAIQSVIRGNYYLTPSIARMYVDDQVIRGGNWEELPRFTKISKKEREILQLVAEGEKTRDIAEKLGVSIKTVETHRRNIMKKLNIFSVAGLTKYAIQEGIISLD
- the aroF gene encoding 3-deoxy-7-phosphoheptulonate synthase — translated: MLIVMEKGTLDLQIQAVVDAVEKRGYEARPIPGGDRVSIGVLHNKGSVDAGHFLGLEGVKEVIPVTKPYKLVSREFQKENTHIKVGDAVFGDGSLPVIAGPCAVENEAQVMAIARSVKEAGALVFRGGAFKPRTSPYSFQGLGEEGLKLLAKVREETGLPVATEVMDVENFDIVETYADVVQIGTRNMQNFSLLRRAGKSKRPVILKRGMSAMLQEWLMAAEYIMEEGNPNVILCERGVRTFVRHSRNTLDLSVVPAAKKESHLPVIVDPSHAAGVRDQVVPLAYASAALGADGVMIEVHNNPAEALSDGAQSLFPDQFARVMKKMNAIHAVCAE
- the aroB gene encoding 3-dehydroquinate synthase, with amino-acid sequence MKTYTVDGRQGKSLIHVGESLSRAGEHIPAGVTPVIVTDENIQRLYGSRFPHGPVITIGTGEKNKTLATVEYILKELVALGCDRSSFILGIGGGIVCDITGFAASIFLRGVKFGFVSTSLLSQVDASVGGKNGVNLDAYKNMVGVFNQPEFVICDIEMLDTLPEAEISNGLAEIVKHGLIKDINLLKFIEANRDKALDLDRDTVFRLVADSVDIKSKVVQADEREGGERRKLNFGHTIGHAFEKLDPSGHGRAVAAGMVAAARFSQHKGYIHATDVERIKDLLSGLGLPVQADFPADKIISAASRDKKKQGDHLFFVFLEALGRARVEKIGFEEMNNFIKAGIF
- a CDS encoding SUMF1/EgtB/PvdO family nonheme iron enzyme is translated as MMRWIIFFTIALVLMDGTGMCKGLQDIDALLRAARSGDARAMCELGTAYFHGRGVLRDPLKAKCWVKQAHERGYEKAESIWNRLELWKYAGDCSLGFDEQLLPHRHSGDRFREPVTGMVFVWVPGKCFKMGCSGNGADCPRDESPARRVCPEGFWMGQYEVTQAQWMALMPGNPSRFRGDDLPVEQVSFEDAREFIDRLNRETGLEFGLPTSVQWEFACRNRGRRPAYAWGDEDFRPKANCGGCDAGPFRGRTAPVGSFPANEIGLYDMGGNVREWCRTRMDGGRRRVVRGGSLVDPVSSSRCRAGQGALPGMKTYFTGFRLVLKSLD